Proteins co-encoded in one Flavivirga eckloniae genomic window:
- a CDS encoding cbb3-type cytochrome c oxidase subunit I, which yields MKYKSQKVAYWFFALSMLLFSLQIIYGFIMGFAHAGFDGLHSFIPFNTARAVHTNLLVVWLLSGFMGAAYYIIPEEAQRELVSVKLAYVQLISLAVVGVIAIVGYHFNIWEGRKFLEIPRGLDYLVVVNVLLFLGLILITLFKGKRKTTTALVLSMGLLFAALLYLPGMLPFDSQVKDSFFRWWVVHLWVEGVWELIMGGILSFLLIKLTGVDREVIEKWLYVIVGLTFLSGVLGTGHHYYYIGVNKIWLIVGGIFSALEPLAFLAMALFAVNMYRKGEKKHPNNLALYWTLGAAIVSFIGAGLLGFAHTLPQTNLYTHGTLVTAMHGHLAFWGAYAMIVLAIISYSLPNMTGRKLYKSVRGRAAFWTSNIGMIGMTVAFGVAGVVQVYLERKLKMEFMEVQKEIEIHFMVLIICATLFLTGIALYIIDFIKHGRPTDEALVTTTD from the coding sequence ATGAAATATAAATCACAAAAAGTAGCGTATTGGTTTTTTGCGCTTTCCATGTTACTGTTTAGTCTACAAATTATATATGGCTTTATAATGGGATTTGCCCATGCTGGATTTGATGGATTACACAGCTTTATCCCTTTTAACACAGCAAGAGCTGTACATACAAATTTACTTGTAGTTTGGTTGTTATCCGGTTTTATGGGAGCTGCCTATTACATTATTCCAGAAGAAGCACAACGCGAACTCGTAAGTGTTAAACTAGCCTATGTACAATTAATTAGTCTCGCCGTTGTTGGTGTTATTGCTATTGTTGGCTATCACTTTAATATTTGGGAAGGGCGTAAATTTCTTGAGATCCCAAGAGGTCTCGATTATTTAGTGGTAGTTAATGTACTTCTGTTTTTAGGGCTCATATTAATAACACTATTTAAAGGAAAACGTAAAACCACCACGGCACTAGTACTCTCAATGGGATTACTTTTTGCAGCCTTATTATATCTGCCCGGAATGCTTCCGTTTGATAGTCAGGTGAAAGACTCATTTTTTAGATGGTGGGTGGTTCACCTTTGGGTTGAAGGCGTTTGGGAACTTATAATGGGTGGTATTTTATCGTTCCTATTAATCAAACTAACAGGTGTAGACAGAGAAGTTATCGAAAAATGGCTGTATGTTATTGTCGGTTTAACATTCCTATCCGGAGTTTTAGGGACAGGGCATCATTACTACTACATTGGTGTAAATAAAATTTGGTTAATCGTTGGTGGGATCTTCTCTGCTCTAGAACCATTAGCATTTTTAGCCATGGCATTATTTGCTGTTAATATGTATCGAAAAGGCGAGAAAAAGCACCCGAACAACCTGGCCCTATACTGGACACTTGGAGCTGCCATCGTATCGTTTATCGGTGCCGGACTACTAGGGTTCGCACACACCTTACCACAAACAAACCTATACACACATGGTACATTAGTTACAGCCATGCATGGGCATTTAGCCTTTTGGGGCGCTTACGCCATGATTGTACTTGCCATTATTAGCTATAGTTTACCAAATATGACAGGTAGAAAACTCTATAAAAGCGTTAGAGGTAGAGCTGCGTTTTGGACATCAAATATTGGTATGATAGGTATGACTGTTGCCTTTGGTGTTGCCGGAGTCGTTCAAGTGTATTTAGAACGTAAACTTAAAATGGAATTCATGGAAGTTCAAAAAGAAATTGAAATCCATTTTATGGTACTCATTATCTGTGCAACATTATTCCTAACAGGCATTGCACTGTACATTATAGATTTTATAAAACACGGAAGACCCACCGATGAAGCATTGGTAACAACCACAGATTAA
- a CDS encoding CbbQ/NirQ/NorQ/GpvN family protein: MSAPYYHTIGKEVSVFEQTYKCKLPILLKGPTGTGKSRFIEYMAHELDTKLITISCHEETSSTDLIGRFIIKGAEAVWLDGPLTTAVKNGSILYLDEIAEARPDVIVAIHSLTDHRRELFIDKLGQTIKAHEDFMLVASFNPGYQRGFKELKPSTRQRFVAVSFAYPEPKIETQILVSETEVEPDIAKKLVNIATKIRNLTELGLTETVSTRLLVDAAKLIHSGLPKRLAVHVAVIEPLTDDLEVIQALKDLSDLMI; this comes from the coding sequence ATGAGCGCACCATATTACCATACTATTGGAAAGGAAGTATCTGTTTTCGAACAGACATACAAATGTAAATTACCAATTTTACTAAAAGGACCAACAGGTACGGGGAAGTCTCGATTCATTGAGTACATGGCTCATGAATTGGATACAAAACTAATCACTATTTCTTGTCATGAGGAAACCTCTTCAACCGATTTAATTGGTCGATTTATTATAAAAGGTGCAGAAGCCGTATGGTTGGACGGCCCACTAACAACCGCCGTTAAAAACGGATCCATTTTATATTTAGATGAAATTGCCGAGGCACGACCAGATGTTATCGTTGCCATTCATTCCTTAACAGATCACAGACGTGAACTGTTTATAGACAAATTAGGGCAAACCATAAAAGCTCATGAAGATTTTATGCTAGTAGCTTCCTTTAACCCCGGATATCAACGTGGGTTTAAAGAGTTAAAACCCTCAACCAGACAACGCTTTGTTGCCGTATCTTTTGCCTATCCCGAACCTAAAATTGAAACACAAATATTAGTATCGGAAACCGAAGTCGAACCAGACATCGCTAAGAAATTGGTCAACATAGCCACAAAAATCAGAAACCTAACAGAATTAGGGTTAACCGAAACCGTCTCTACCCGATTATTAGTAGATGCCGCAAAACTAATCCATTCCGGACTTCCAAAACGTCTCGCAGTTCATGTAGCAGTAATAGAACCCTTAACAGACGATTTAGAAGTCATACAAGCGCTCAAAGATTTAAGTGATTTAATGATATAA